GCGAGGAGTTCTTCTTCAGGGGCCTTCTTTCCAGGAAATTCGGGCCATTGGCGTCATCCATAGTGTTCGCGGCCTCGCATTTCGGCTACGGGTCGCTTTACGAGGTAGCCGGGGCTTTCCTCATAGGGCTGGTTCTGGCGCTTTATTTCTCCGAAAGAAAAAACCTTGCCGGATGCATAATAGCGCATGGCCTTTTCAACCTTATGTCCATAACATTGATGCTGGCCATGAAGAAATGGGGGCTATGAATAGGATTGGTGTTGCGGGATGATAACGCTCGGAATAGAAAGCACGGCCCACACGCTCGGGATAGGGATAGTGCGGGACTGGGAGGTGCTTTCAAACGTTTACGATACGTACAAACCGGTTAAGGAAGGCATTGTACCCAGGAAAGCCGCAGACCACCACGCGGAGTTTTTTTCAAAGCTACTGGTTTCTAACCTCGAAAAAGCTGAAGTAAAGCTAAGCGATGTTGATTTGATTGCTTTTGCCCAAGGGCCGGGAATGGGCGCTCCGCTCAGGATGGGCGTGGTGATGGCCAAATACCTGGCGAAGAGGCTGGATACGCCCATAATAGGAGTGAATCACTGCTATGCTCACGCGAAGATAAGCGAGCGCCTCACAGGGCTGAAGAGCCCGCTTTACGTTTATTTGAGCGGAGGGAACACCCAGCTCCTGCTGGAGGAGAAAAAAGGCTTCCACGTGCTTGGCGAAACCCTGGACATAGGGCAGGGAAACCTTTTCGACAGCTTCGCGCGGAACATCGGAATGGAATACGCGCACGGAGCCGCGCTTGCGGAATTGGCCGAAGGAGGAAGATACGTGGAGCTTCCTTACAGCGTGAAAGGGATGAATTTGGTTTTCTCCGGATTGCTCACCCAGGCCAGCAAGCTTGCGAAAACCCATCCGAAAAAAGATGTTGCGTATTCGCTTATGGAAACCTCTTTCGCGATGGTGTGCGAGGCTGCCGAGCGGGCGCTTTTCCTCACCAAAAAGAAGAAACTTGTGGCGTGCGGAGGGGTTGTGCAGAACAAAAGGCTGCAGGAGATGCTCAAAATCATGTGCAGGGATGATGGTGTGGAATTCGGAGTTGCTCCGGATGAATTCAACAGGGACAACGGTGCGATGATTGCATATGCCGGGGAACTGATGTACGCAAAACAGCGAAACCGGAAACCAGTGGAGGAATGGGAAGCGATACAGAATTACAGGATAGACTTGGTTGGCAAGGTATGACTAGGCCAGCTCTTCTTTCTTCCTTCCAATCATTTTCGCGCTTTCCCAATTCATGGTGAATGTTTTTTCGTTCTCTTTGAACAGGCTGAGCGGAATGAACAGCCATTCCTCGCGATTGCGCCTCCAGGCGACATAAGTTGTTATTCCGGTGTTCTCCTCCCATTTCTTCAGCCCTAAAAATTGGGCCCTGTCGATGCCCAAATTAGAGGTTTCGTGGGCTTTTGATTCAACAGCGTACTGGTTCCCCCGCTTGAAAAGCAGAAGGTCCGGGGAAAGGGAGTTCACCCCGCTTCCTGCC
This sequence is a window from Candidatus Micrarchaeia archaeon. Protein-coding genes within it:
- the kae1 gene encoding KEOPS complex N(6)-L-threonylcarbamoyladenine synthase Kae1, coding for MITLGIESTAHTLGIGIVRDWEVLSNVYDTYKPVKEGIVPRKAADHHAEFFSKLLVSNLEKAEVKLSDVDLIAFAQGPGMGAPLRMGVVMAKYLAKRLDTPIIGVNHCYAHAKISERLTGLKSPLYVYLSGGNTQLLLEEKKGFHVLGETLDIGQGNLFDSFARNIGMEYAHGAALAELAEGGRYVELPYSVKGMNLVFSGLLTQASKLAKTHPKKDVAYSLMETSFAMVCEAAERALFLTKKKKLVACGGVVQNKRLQEMLKIMCRDDGVEFGVAPDEFNRDNGAMIAYAGELMYAKQRNRKPVEEWEAIQNYRIDLVGKV